From Toxotes jaculatrix isolate fToxJac2 chromosome 7, fToxJac2.pri, whole genome shotgun sequence:
taccAGCCTGGTAGTCATATAAGGCTCTGGCACAGGTGCCTCTGTCTGAGGTCTCCCCAGCAGTCACCTCGTATGAGTTATTCTCCTCCACCTGGAAGAGAAATGAGGTCAAGTCTTGGTTCAGAATTATCTTATATGATGGAAGAAAAACTGTCCTGCTAAAGGAAAGTAAACAACCACCTGAGCGGGTTCTTCATAAGCCGCTTCCTGGACGTAGGAGTTGGCAGCCGGTGCCTCCTCTGAAAAGAGAGATTAATGTCAGCGTGATTgtgtctgagctgagctgtgtgtcagccagcaggtggcagcagcgGCTGATCCTGACAGCACAGTTTAGCTGAAGGGAATGATAGTTTGTTCCTAAAAACAAATTGCAAAAGCATTTTTATAAGAAGCAGATGGGAGGGTTGGAAAGCTGATGTTAACACTGAGGCTGGTGTTGGTGTGAAATGGGCCCCACCTTTCCACTGCTCCTGGGGGGCCGCCTCCTGCTCATCATACTCACACCTGGACTGTCCATCATCCACATCAGGCTCTTATCACccaaaacacaagcacagacacgcATGTACATGGAGGAACACACTCACAAGTCCACACAGGCTGAAAACCTGCGGTCTCAGACATAGGGGCATTCTTGAAACTCACTTTTCActtgaggaaaaacaaagcaataatCTCCAATTTTCTTATGAAAACTAGTACACTGAGAGGAAGTATGAAACAGGATGAAATGCATGATTCTAAAGATTATGAAGATGATGACACGCAAGAACAACAATCAGAAAATGAAGCATGGCACTTGTAGTTAAGTATGAGGCCGTCACccattctttgtgtgtgtgtatgtgtgtgtgtgtaaagctcACACCTGTGGCACGGACAGGAGAGGCGGAGCCTGCTGGTACAGGCGAAGCTTGGCGCTGAGGTGAGCTGGCTCGCTCAGATTCATACGCTTGCTTAGACAGAAAAGGGCTTTGCAGACGCcctgagcagagacacacatggaACCCccaaaacatgcaaaatatggacgagagagaaagaacaaagggCAGACAGGTTGagcagaaaaaggagaagacaCCATGATGGAGACGCAGTGTTAAGTATGACTATGAGACAACTAAACAGTCTGATGGGAAGTTAAAGCTCTGAAAAAGGATGGCAGTCTCTTCTGGTAAAATCAACCAGTTCGTACCTACCGctacctgagagagagagaggctgagagagcCTTGCAGTAATGCAGGAGAGGCTGTGacatttaaagcaaacagattTATATGACGAGGTCACTGTTCACGCTTGGGTGATACCTGGCTGGGGGCTGGCAGGGGCAGCAGAGGGGACGTCTGAGTCACTGGGAGttattcccctctctctctgcttgaaCATCTCTCTGGGATTCACAGCACGCTGAGAGATGAGGGAAGCCGCCTCCTAAAGGAAAaagtcaatgaaaaaaaaaaacagacaacaagcATTAGATGGCCACAACTTATGTGATGCTgagagaaaaatacagtgtATTATGTGTGTTATAGAAAGAGGCCAGGCGatgaagacaggaagacaggtGTGTTACGTTGACTTCAAAGGGTTCACATTTGATTAGAAAGAGATAAATGTTTGTCTTGAGACTGgcaagaaaaaggaaagcagcTTGGCCAGAAGAGACCATTTTCAGGGAGGGGAACTCACGTTGGCCTTCTCCACAGATTCACCTCTCCTGACTGCTTTCCTCTGGGCTGCCTggttctcctcctgctcctcctgatGATATTGATATCACTGTTGGCACTGCTGACATTGTCTACCTTCctgacttgtgtgtgtttacaagatGCGAGCGCTACTGAAACTTACTTAACTATCGGCATGATCATAGAAAAGCGTGTGACACTCAATATGAAAGTAAACTTCGCACCAATCCACATTCACTCTCATCTCACTCGCATCGGTTCCTTATGTTTCTGTCAAGTTACTTCACAGCTGAAACCCATTTAATGAGAGTGTGATCTAGTCAAACAGTAGGACAGTGACACACTCACCCAGCGCGGTTTCTCCGGCTCTCTACTCTCAGCCTCCTGCTGTTGCTGGTACCTCCTATTGAACAAAAAGCCATTTAGAAGACAGGAAACGTAATTTGTACCTTTCAGCAGATGCTACTGCAAGCCAGCCTCCACCTCTGTGCACTTTTCCTCAGTTGCTACCTACTTTTGTTGCTCGATTTGAGAGGCCCTCTCCTTGTCCCTTTGGTCCCTCAGCGCTGCCTCCTTGGCCTCTCggtctttcctctctctctccagtttcTGGCGCTCCTCCTCGGCCTTGCGCCGCTCCTCTTGCCGAcgcttctcctcttctttctgaaGAAGAGCCAAACAGACCCGCCAGGTCAGCTTTGGTTTACCATTTTGCAAATATTACTGTTCGAGTTCACAATAGTTCATGTAAAAAAATACTGCAAGGCGATGAGCACCGCTCCTCTAGGTGTATCTGTGCTGCTGAGCAAAAAATTGCAAACAAAGCACAAAGTTACAAACATGCTTTTGCTGACTGTGGTTACATTGTTGATGGATAAAAACTGCCTGACTAGTATTTTCCAGTAGGATTTTAGGTAAACAGCAATGTGCGTCAGATGTTTCAAAACTGCAAACTTCGGCATTATGTCGAGGAGATGTTGCAAATTCAGTGAGTCAATGACTCGAAATGATTCAAAATCTTcttacataaaaagaaaaaaaacatttttaatggggtgattttttttttttttttttgagaagctTCAGGTACACCTCACACTGTCTCAGAGGTGAAGTTGAAATCAGCATTAACTTCGTTTGCAAGTTCAGGTAGCCTACCTCTGCCTGTGCCCAGAAGTTGTCTTTATTGGTCTTTCTGATTTCTGACATAGCATTGGTCTTCTGGTACACTGAGCCctacaagaagaagaagaacactCTTTAGTATGATTGTGTAAACAAGACAACACAGTGTTATATGACAAGAACAAAATACAGTGGTTTTCACAAGTCTTTTTGACTAATtctcaaaagaatgaaaaatgaaatgataaaatgattGGTAGGGTTTTCTGTAAATGATGTCCTATCATTTATACAGCTGGCATATTAGCACGTTTTGTGTCTTATATATGTGTTTGTAGTGTGAgttgttttaatcttttcacAACTAAGCTCAGATGAGAGCCAATGATTGGCTTCTCTTAGGAAGAGAACATGGTAGaaaaatggaaagagaaaaaacaaaatcctgtgTAATTTGGTCGTCCTATCAGGGCAGCATTTTCAaacttcaaatcaaatcaaatcaaatcaatcaaattTGTTTCCAATGGCAGAAATGCTGGCTTAGTGTGAATGAAAGGTCATAgcgaagagaaaaaaaacccaaaacactcATACATTTCAAACGTATCCACATTTTGAGATTAAGGAAACTAGTTATGATCTTGCCCGGTGCTTATCTTTCTACCATCCAACACAAGCAAACAGGAGTGCATACCACAGGGCCCTGAGGACCGCTGTCCTGGAAGCGGCTGGAAGCTTCTTTGTGGAAACTGTAGTTGGCTCCAGAGGCTTTAGCCACTTTTTGCATGATCGCCTCGGGCTCcacatcctcctctgctctggcGTTTATTGTGACATGGGCCCCCTgaaacagcacaaaataaaagttccctttaacacacagacaaaaagggAAACACCTACAGTTGTTATCTTGACTCATGCATGCACCACCCAGTAGTTTGTTAACATATGTTTACATTCATATCACACAGGTGTATGATATGAATACACCTGGTGTATGATAAGAATGACATTGATACAACGCACAAAGCTATTGCATTATTCCGACGATGCCTGCAGCATGCTGTACGCTGTTTTctttacaggttttttttttattttaaatcctgCTTAAAGCTATCATTAATATGCAATTTAGCACACAAATAGCCTCCTctgtaaacataaacaaactgcagtagaaattttaaatgcatctcCAAGCTAGACCCAAAAGTGAGAGCAGTGTTACCTTGAGAAAATTGGCCATGGAGCTGACATGATTTGCACATATTCCTTTCCTGGCGTCATTCACTCCTTCCCCagtctgaaacacaaagcattATTCTAAAGTTCAAGGGTGGCGACTACAAAGCAGACAGGCAAATGAATGCCAGTTGAGTGTAGCACTTACCCAGTTGATGAGGACATATTTAGGCAGGCCAGAATTTGGATCCTGGACCCGGCAGAAAGCGTACATCACTTTTCCACTGTTGAGTTCCTCAACCAGCTCCTCGAGTCCTCCATCTGATACATAAACATTGTGGAAAAGTCAAATGGTTACTGTGGTTAGTTGTGTAACTGGGGACATTTCTTTCCTCTTACAAATGATGGGGTGAGACAGCACAGGCAAGCAATCCTTTTGTGCTGATATTCCTGTACTGCAGCAGTATGCTGACAATGAAATTCCTGCACACCTCTGATAATATCGTGTTGAGAtcataaaaactgttttttaacaACATCCACTCAGTTACTCACCCCCTTTTTCTGCCAGGCGGATATCATTACTGTTTCCCTCATAGGTGAACAAGGCCCTGGAGGAAACACCGGATTAAGGATATTCAAATACCAGCTTAAAACAGATCACACAGACGGAGGAGTTTGTTCCAGCATCAATATGCATCATTGCAcgctaaaacaaacaacagatgtTTTGTAAACCTATTTTAAGCCCTTTTCTCACAGGATAGATTTTACTGTTAAAGTAGTGTAAATATACTAAAGTATCACTGTAGTTTTAATCCCATTTTAAATCAGCCATGTTACTACTCTTTACAGGTTGCATGCTCCTACACCAGGAAAGATTTCACTGACTTGCTATTAAATACCCCAATGAAAATAAAGTGGGCCCTACACAAGCTGAGTTAAAGGCAAGTTAAAACTGGGCCATTTCCTGCAGGAAAGGCACATTTCccattttttctttgtcattttcattaGCATGAAGGCACTTGAAGACGTCTTCTACGCTCTTCAAGCGGGGACACAGTACACAGTACTAACTGATAGTTAGcaaagtagttttttttgtgttagaTATAGgttatggacattttttttcactctgaatggtaaaaaaaagcaagatactcatattaatcaaataattaTGCTGACATGCACTAACAGAATGGtttaaaatgggtcaaaaaatttgttcAGGTTAGTTGTATAGTAAGTTGATTAGGAAACTCTATAAATTACTTTATGGCcacaaaatatatacaaataatatCCACAGCCTTTAGGTCTTATTTCCTTGAAAAACATGCATGCATTTATGATTTAGCCTCAGATCAGTGCTACACAGAAGACTTATCATTTGACTTGTTCACATACGGAACAAATAAGACCCAGTTTCCATCTATCCATGTGATAACTAACATGGCAGGGATCTACATTTAACAGCAACAATTAAATGTCTACTTGGGATGTCAGTTCAGGTCCAAACATAGAAAGCAACGCTTGCAAAAGTAAATACATGAGAGCACAAGCTCACTGTGTCTGGTTCAGTAGCTTCATAAAGGCAAGAATTCGTAGGTGGTGGCTGTCCAGTGTCTAAAACTGAGCCGATAATGTCAAACACTCAGAAGACATTTTCAGGGTAAATATGGAGCCAGCAGGACTCCCTGGGCAATTGCTCCATGGGATTAATTAATTCAGGTCATCATTAAACACCGCAGCTGTCATCAGCAAGTTTAATTTTAACCTCGAGGCAAACCAGTTACAGTATCTCTGTAATGTTAGCCAACGCAAAGAGGAAGTTCCCCGATTTAACTTTCACATATTACTCATACTTGACTTCTGATATCTTACCAGGAAGTGGGTGAAGTAGCTAGCAACGTATTCATTCAAGCTCATGCCAGACAAGTTTatgaaaacagggaaaaaaatacatgcaaAGCGTAGAGTGTTCAGTTTGTTAGTTGGTAAGTGCACCCAGCTAACGTTAACTAACGATGTTACAGCTAACATGATTAATGTTAGTACACACTAGACTGGAAATAAATGTGAGAAACTCCCATGTAAAACAAAGCGGACTTTGGCCTGCTAATTTAGTGAATAAACGGGGCTGTTGAGGTTACCAAAGTGCCATACGGTCACAAGTTAAGTTTATCTAACGTTAGGTTAACGTTAACTTAACTACTTGACGACTGGCTCAGTGCTAGCCAACACTGCAGCTAGTATGATGCCTCCTACACAAGGCTAacactgcttttaaaaaatcatgCTCCTTACCAGTTGGTGTTGGATTTTTCATCTACCACTTCTTTATATGCAGCTGTTAATGCGGGTCCATTTTTGCTGAGATTAACTGCCATCGTTGTGCTGAGTAcagctagccagctagctaTCCGGGATGCGCCCTTCCTACTGGGAGGAGTGGTGATGATGCTGACTTTCAGCTGTGCAGGAAGCTAGCATAGCTTGTGGCTACATCTGACCCACGGTGGCTTGCATGAGAAGTAATGTAACAATCCGAAAGCGCGGAGCTAGTTCCCTTTTAAGTGTTCTAAACTCGGCAATCAGGCTGTGCAATCCATTTTACAAATAATCATTACTAGGCATCACATTCTCGCTTTAGGAAAGTGAGATACAATTAAAGTTCGGGTTTGCGCAACATTATGTTGTCTGCACCACAAAAACCTCGCAGGACAGGTTGTTGAATCAAACGCACCCTGGAGTTCCTGATCACAGATCTAAATGGTTGAATGTCAagagcaactttttttttttacagtgcttTTTTTGACCTTACACTGGAAATAAATTTAGCTACAGTAAATGTGCAACATTTCTAGCtataattttctttctgtttttttaaatcatcacgTTTGGTTATTTAGAGATATCCGCCCATGCACAGCCAGAACCACAGCTGCTTCTGCTGTTAGTCACAAGACAAGAAATGACTTCAGACAACGGTAAACCAAGATGAACTTTATTCATATGTCATGACAAGGTCAATAGTTATCTTGTGTAGGCTATGTGAGGACATGTTCATGGTGGAGGTTCATGGTGGCAGTTCAAGCACACATATTCCAAATCTTAAGATGCATGAAAGCTGGTCCTACGTTCAGAGAAAGCCAggctgagaaaaataaaataaaataaataaaaataaaaaatagtttgTACTGTTCAAGCAGGTTTCCATATCTTATTGATGAAATGAATCACCCATTTGGGGTATACAGCCCTGATAGCAAATTTACAGTTTATGACATgttctctctatatatatacaaaaCGAGGGTTAAGGCTAAAATTTTAGTCAGAGGTGTTAGGCAGATGAATTGTAACGAAATCCCTGATATCTGGCAAATGGCTGTGAGAAGGTTCTCCAGAGTGCAAAGCATGCCAAGCTGCCTATTTAAACTCTATTGAGCACACTGGACAAAGGAAGTCAATGTAGTATCACTCACATGATGAATTGAGGCTGCATTCAACTGAACAATTGGAAGATACTcggctttcaaaataaataaatagccaGTTGAACAAACAACAATGCACACAAAGTTTGAACTAGTACTATTACATACAAGTCATTTTCAATTGTGGTCtggttgcaaaaaaaaaaaaaaaaaaaaaagagaaaaagactttCACTGCATTTAGAGGATATATTTTCAAAACCTTTTAAGTTTATGCTGTATTTCAGGACAACTTGTTTTTGACAATTTTCTCTATGGCAGCTAACAATGATGAAAATCTATATTTGGTGCCTAAACCATGGTGTTAATTCTACAATCAAAGCTTCTAAAAATTTCATGCTTTACTATAAACCTTTCTGGATGAATCCATTGAATAATGCCTTAACAGCAACATTTTCT
This genomic window contains:
- the dbnlb gene encoding drebrin-like b isoform X1 yields the protein MAVNLSKNGPALTAAYKEVVDEKSNTNWALFTYEGNSNDIRLAEKGDGGLEELVEELNSGKVMYAFCRVQDPNSGLPKYVLINWTGEGVNDARKGICANHVSSMANFLKGAHVTINARAEEDVEPEAIMQKVAKASGANYSFHKEASSRFQDSGPQGPVGSVYQKTNAMSEIRKTNKDNFWAQAEKEEEKRRQEERRKAEEERQKLERERKDREAKEAALRDQRDKERASQIEQQKRYQQQQEAESREPEKPRWEEQEENQAAQRKAVRRGESVEKANEAASLISQRAVNPREMFKQRERGITPSDSDVPSAAPASPQPGRLQSPFLSKQAYESERASSPQRQASPVPAGSASPVRATEPDVDDGQSRCEYDEQEAAPQEQWKEEAPAANSYVQEAAYEEPAQVVEENNSYEVTAGETSDRGTCARALYDYQAADDTEISFDPDDIITGIEMIDEGWWRGYGPDGHFGMFPANYVELI
- the dbnlb gene encoding drebrin-like b isoform X2; this translates as MAVNLSKNGPALTAAYKEVVDEKSNTNWALFTYEGNSNDIRLAEKGDGGLEELVEELNSGKVMYAFCRVQDPNSGLPKYVLINWTGEGVNDARKGICANHVSSMANFLKGAHVTINARAEEDVEPEAIMQKVAKASGANYSFHKEASSRFQDSGPQGPVGSVYQKTNAMSEIRKTNKDNFWAQAEKEEEKRRQEERRKAEEERQKLERERKDREAKEAALRDQRDKERASQIEQQKRYQQQQEAESREPEKPRWEEQEENQAAQRKAVRRGESVEKANEAASLISQRAVNPREMFKQRERGITPSDSDVPSAAPASPQPGRLQSPFLSKQAYESERASSPQRQASPVPAGSASPVRATEPDVDDGQSRCEYDEQEAAPQEQWKEEAPAANSYVQEAAYEEPAQVEENNSYEVTAGETSDRGTCARALYDYQAADDTEISFDPDDIITGIEMIDEGWWRGYGPDGHFGMFPANYVELI
- the dbnlb gene encoding drebrin-like b isoform X3 produces the protein MAVNLSKNGPALTAAYKEVVDEKSNTNWALFTYEGNSNDIRLAEKGDGGLEELVEELNSGKVMYAFCRVQDPNSGLPKYVLINWTGEGVNDARKGICANHVSSMANFLKGAHVTINARAEEDVEPEAIMQKVAKASGANYSFHKEASSRFQDSGPQGPVGSVYQKTNAMSEIRKTNKDNFWAQAEKEEEKRRQEERRKAEEERQKLERERKDREAKEAALRDQRDKERASQIEQQKRYQQQQEAESREPEKPRWEEQEENQAAQRKAVRRGESVEKANEAASLISQRAVNPREMFKQRERGITPSDSDVPSAAPASPQPEPDVDDGQSRCEYDEQEAAPQEQWKEEAPAANSYVQEAAYEEPAQVVEENNSYEVTAGETSDRGTCARALYDYQAADDTEISFDPDDIITGIEMIDEGWWRGYGPDGHFGMFPANYVELI